TCGGGACGAATAGATTTTCTCATCACACTCTAACATTCGCCAAAGGGAAACGATCCATCAAAACAACAATCATAATCACAATACAGCCAGAAGTAATAGAATATATGACTTCAAATACAGATGTTCCATCTCCACCTAAAGGCCACGAGCAACCAGTTGCGTATCAAACCAGTCTTTGGAAACGAGCCATCTTAGTCATTTGCTTTTTCTCTATTTCAGTCGTAATCTACTCCCCACCGATCAGAAATATCCTTCTGGCTGATCAAATAACGTTGTTGAAGGCGGTCGTATCAAATCCGCTTGAGGTTATTCTTGGCGGGTCTGTAATGGCAGTATTAACCGTAATACCACACGAGTATTCTCATAAATTCGTGGCAAGTTCGTTGGGATATCCTGCTCAAGTGAATTGGAAACCACTTCAAAAATTGAATGAGCCTTACAACTTCATTCCAGGGAACTGGATTGATGCTAAAGAGTACAACATAATCCTACTATCTCCGCTCCTTATTGTGAACGTTATTGCATCTGCACTAGTGATCGCAGAGATCGCACCGCTTGTTAACTATATCGCAACGGCAATGCTGGTATTTAATACAGCAATGTCCAGTGATGATATTTGGATGGTGCTTACCGACATAGCGAATTCAGATTCTGCCAAGATTGCCCACCAAATCGAGGATGGTTCATTGGTCGTTTATCGTTCTTCAAGATTTTCATGATCCCGGAAAATCAGTATCCTCTTCTTCGAATCTATGCAGCGGAACGACTTTTATAATTACCGCCAAAATACTGGATCATGCCGGATTATCTTGTCAGTTCTCTCAAGCGACTGTACGATGATTGCTCGCGAGCCATTGATGAAAACAATGCCAGGGCAGTTGGTGGTGCGATCATTGATAGATATAATGAGATTTTAGACGAAATTCAAGAAGAGTATTCTGATAATCGGCGAATACAGGAACTTGAAGCAGTCCAACGTACCGGAGCAACTTTTGGAGGGGGCCCTCCCAGAGCCCGAGCGAATGATCTACAAGACGTGAAATTCAGGTCGGCCGCAATTGCGGATGCACTTGAGTTGGAACTTGAGGACTTCGAAAGGGTTGCCGACACAGAGACAATCCCAATTATCCAACTTCAACAGAGCGTAGAGCAGAATCAGAGTCAGCAGCAAGCTCAACAGCAGAGAGTCACTATTGAGCAGTTGTACGATGACTTAGATAGTCGGATGGGCCCGGAAGATGAGATAGAGCAACTTCGGGAGTTGGTTGAAGAATTAGAAGATCAGCTCAATAGTGAAAATCCTGATACCGTGGAGATTCGCGATTTGATAGAGACCGCTAAGAGTTATAGCACACAATTAGGCATGAAAATGGCTATGCTTGCGTTAGAGAGAGGGATCGATATTTTAGGAGATATTGGAGCCAACTAAAATCTTCTATCGCAGATTATGTCGAATGGGTTTCCTTGATTCACCACGACGTTCCGAATCTCTCTTCGGCAGAATAACTCTGAACAGTCTCGATGGGTGAAGAATGCAGTCAAGCTGTTCACACGCCCGCGACCACGTGATAGCCCGTGCCGCGCGGCCGCGCTTCCCGTAGGCGCAACCGCGCGATCACAAGCGCGTATAATACGTCGGGCGGGCACGTGCTCGTCGCGAGCGTGCATTCGAGCGTCCAGGCGTCGTGCGGGCCTACACCGGGCGCGAGTGCGTCCACACCCGCGCATCGCGGGTGGGCCTCGATCGCGTCGGCGGCCGCCTGGACGCGCTCGCGCTGCTCGACGGTGCAACTCATCGATCGGTCAGCTCCTCGTCGGGGAAGGCCTCGCGGATCAAGCCGATGATGCCCTTGCCGTACCGGCGGCGCTCCCACCCGACACGCCCCTCGACGAAGGCCATCCACTCGTCGACGGAACGGGTGGCGATCGCCTCACGATGGGTGCGCTCGTCGCCGTCGATCACGTGAATCGTCTCGTCGAGCGTGCGGTAGACGTGTGAGCGGCCGTCGGCGTCAGTGCCCAGCGGGATGTAATTGTCGCGCGGATCGGTGCCTCTACGACTCGAAGACTTTTGCCGGTGGAAGTTCGTTGTCGACATGGGTTCTTGGTTGGTTCTTGGAACCCGGCCCGCCTGTTCCAGCAGGCGGGCGATCCTACGTCACGAATCGCCCCGAGAGGCCGGTGTTCCTACCAGATAGTCATAGCTGGGAGTACTTAGTGTTTGCGCCATATACTGCAAAAGTGCAATTGAGTTTAGCCGTGATAGAAGTTCCGACCTTTCTCCGTAGCCGAGTAGTAACCCTTCGTTCCGTCTGTTTTCGTAACGTGCCCCTCCCCACG
The sequence above is drawn from the Halorhabdus sp. CBA1104 genome and encodes:
- a CDS encoding DUF3267 domain-containing protein, producing MNPISLGTNRFSHHTLTFAKGKRSIKTTIIITIQPEVIEYMTSNTDVPSPPKGHEQPVAYQTSLWKRAILVICFFSISVVIYSPPIRNILLADQITLLKAVVSNPLEVILGGSVMAVLTVIPHEYSHKFVASSLGYPAQVNWKPLQKLNEPYNFIPGNWIDAKEYNIILLSPLLIVNVIASALVIAEIAPLVNYIATAMLVFNTAMSSDDIWMVLTDIANSDSAKIAHQIEDGSLVVYRSSRFS